In Leptospira levettii, the DNA window TGAATATAACCTGAGTCGACAAAAGGAAGACTTAAATTTATTTGGTGTGCAATTCGATAAGTTTTACAGTGAAAGAAGTTTGCACGAATCGGGTGAGGTGGAAAAGGTTCCAACCCTTTTGAAAAAGGAAGACGTATCCACCATCGATGGAAAACTCCATTTTTTATCTACACATTACGGTGATGATAAAGATCGCGTGATACGGAGGGAAGATGGAAGACCTACTTATCTTATGGCAGACATTGCATATCATTTTGATAAATACAAAAGAGGATTTACTAAACTCATTGATATTTGGGGGCCAGATCATTATGGTTACATTGCTCGTTTAAAAGGGGCAGTGGAATCTTTTGGAAAAACAAAAGAGAGTTTTATGGTTCTCATTGCGCAACAAGTGAATCTCATCGAAAACAAAGAAAAAGTGAAGATGAGTAAACGATTGGGTATATTCCAAACAATGCGAGATTTATTGGCCTATCTAGGAAAAAATGGAAAAGATGTGGGTCGTTATTTTTTCCTTATGAGAAGTTCTGATGCTCCTCTTGATTTTGATTTGGATTTAGCGAAGGATGAATCAGATAAAAATCCTGTCTTTTATATCCAATATGCACATGCCAGAGTCTGTTCCATCTTCCGTGAGTTACAAATGAATATATCGGAATGGAAATTTCCTTCTGAATTAAAAGATGAACAATTCCAACAAGAGGAACGGATTAGGCTTCTTTTTTGGGTTTCCCGTTTTCAGGAAGAAGTTTACGATACTGCAACTCATCTGGAACCACATCGCCTAACAAACTACCTACAATCACTGAGTAAAGCTTTTACTAAATTTTATTCCCATAAAGATAACCGTATCAAAGAGAAAGTAGGAGAGGAAAGGGAACAATTATTACTTCTGATTTATGTTACGAAATTGGCGATTGCTTCAGGTTTAGAACTTCTTGGTATCTCTTCACCTGAAAAAATGTCAAAAGAAGTCGAAGGATGATGTCACCATTTATTGTGATCCTTTCCACTGGATCGGAATTAACAGCAGGACGAAGTCTTGATACCAATTCTGGATGGATTGCGAATCAACTGTTTGAACTCGGGTGGAAGGTTAAAAAATTCATTACTTTGCCTGATGATCCAAATTTGATTCTATCTGAGTTACAATCCCTACAAACTTTTGCAAAGGAAAAACCAGTGCTTGTCATTATGACGGGTGGCCTTGGTCCCACAGAAGATGATTATACTTTGGAAACTGTTTTAAAATTAACAGGGAAAACATCCTATTCAGTTGAAAAAGCAAAACTTCGACTCACTAAAATTTATGAATCAAGGGGAAAAGAATATAAAGATATCCTTCCCAATGTGTTTCGCCAAACATTTGTTCCTGAAGGATGTAAGACTTTAGACAATTCTGTAGGCATTGCAGTAGGATTTGTGGAAGTGATTGGAGAAAATTCCTATTTGGTATGTATGCCAGGTGTTCCTTCCGAGATGACTGAAATGTTTAAACGTAGGTTAGTTCCTGAACTAAAAAAACTTTATCCTCGGGAAAACTTACTCCAAAAAACAAAATGGTTGTGGAACATAGGTGAATCATTATTCCAAAATGATTTTATCGAACCAAATAGAGATGAATTCTTCAAGGAAGCGGAATGGGGTGTTACGGCAAACCGTGGTTATATCAAATGTATTTTCCAATCAACAAATCAAAATTTGCTAGATCAGGTCATCAATCGATTGGAAACACAATATCCAAATATCATCTCTGATGATGTGTTTAGTTTTGTACACGAGCGATTGTTAGGTGAAAATTTGACAATCTCTGTAGTGGAAAGTTGTACTGGTGGATTACTGGGTAAAAAATTAACAGAACAACCTGGTTCCAGTGCTTACTTTATGGGTGGTTTTTTAACATATTCGAATGAAATGAAGTCCCAATTACTTGGGATTCCCAGTGAAACAATAAACTCATTTGGTGCAGTCAGTGAAGAAGTGGCAAAAGCGATGGTGGATGGTCTTTGCCTAAAAACAGGGACAGATTTTGGAATATCCATCACGGGAATCGCAGGGCCAGACGGTGGTAGTGAAGGTAAACCAGTCGGTACGGTTTGTATCGGGATCAAAGAACCGAATGGAGAAACCACTGTGTTTCGGTATGTATTTCCTGGTAATCGGGAAGCAATACGTGAAAATGCAAGTAACACTGCAATATTTTTGATTTACCAATCATTAAAAAAAAGGGTCATATAAATTATGCTTCAAAACATATTCTATTCCATCGGATTTTTTCTTTTGTTTTATTTTAGTTGGGATGTGGATTTGAAATTTGTTCCGAGTATTCGTGAGACTTGGATATGGAATTTGGAAGGAAAATTTGGCACCAATCCTCCGAAGTTTGGCGAGGATCCAATCAAAACAATCAATGGTTATAAATACAACAAACAGTTTTATTCCTTTAAAACGAGTTCCCGCCCCGAGATTGATCCAAAATATTTAATCGATTTTCCTCTTTTAGGGAATGGGTATCTGTTATATGAAAAAATTGGAGATGAAGTTAATTTTTTCTCAGATAGTAGTGAGTTGTTTTGGAAAAAACCTATTAATTCATACCCACGTAGTGGTTATTTTGCTTCTCCTGTTTTGTATTTATCAGGAGATAACAACACGGTGTTTTTACTTGATGAAAGTGGAAACAGAATCGGAAAACAGGAGTTAAATGGTAGGTTTCTGACTGATTACCAATTTGATACTAAAAACAAAGGTTGTGTTGTATTGTTTTCTGGTGGGGAAATTTACAGGTTAGATGAAAAAGCTAATTTAAAATATGGATTTGATTTATCGAAAGAGAAAGAAAATTCTTTTTTTAAGTCTTTGTCAATTTCTCCTGATGGTAAGTTTGTATCTGTACATTTTTCAGTAAATGACAAAGATTGGATCCTTAACTTAGATGAAAAAGGTGAAGTCGTAGAAGAATTTCCGTTGGTAAAGTTTTACCCACATCAATTGTATTTAGCTACAAGTAACGAAGGGAATCTTTTTTTGCAAACTCCAGATTCATTGCAGTATTATGAAGATGGGAAATTGGTTTGGGAAAAAAACAAAACAAAACAAGTGGGTGTTTACCAATCAATTTTTGCCAATGATCATTTTGTTGTGGCAGCTGTGGATTCAGAACTTCAGTTTTATACTCCAAAAGGGAATTTGATTCGCAAAAAAAGAATTTCACCCTCTGAATTTCCCATTCGATTTTTCCCAGGAAAAACAGATTCTGTTTTTTATATGGAAACGAAAACTGACTTAGTGCAGTTTCAATTGTTATAAATTTATTTACACTTCGTAAATTGATAAAGATTTAAAACCAGTTCTTCCTTCTCGGTTGATCATGGCAATGGTTTCTGTGCAAACACCTGGTTTGATATTAAAGATCAGTTGGTCTGAAATTTCCCTACAGATATAAAGGCCTCTTCCATGGCTGTCTTCTAAACCTTTTGGAAATCCAGTTGTTTCATCTATGCTGATATGACGATCCAAACGGTGTAAAATTTCTTCTTTACGCAGGGATCCGAATTGGTCGCGAACTACGATAAAAATTGTACTATCAGTAGAACCATAACCGATTAAAAAATAATCATCTGGCATCAGTTGGATATTATCGAGTGGAACAACCATGTCATGGCTAGGTATTTCAAATTGGTATTTGTATTCCCCTTCGTTTGTACGAGGAGCACGGATCATTGCATTGGAAGTTAATTCTTCTAACACCTGTTGGATGGCTTTGGGAGCACCCAATTGGATTAAATTTTTCGAGATTTTGCCACAAAGGATGGACCTGTCTTGGTCTGATTTAATTTGTTTATAAACAATTCCATTGTTAGGAGCTTCTTCAAATTCACTATTAATGTTTTGGTCTAATACTTGGAAATCTTTTGCAAAATACTTTTCAATTCCAAAGATATCATTTGATAATAATTTTTCTACCATCACTTCAATTAGATGGATATCTAAAAAACTATACTTGGGTATAATGTTCCAAATTTGAAGGTCTTTCGCATATTTTATGTATTCATTGATATTGTATGCAGTCATCAATGCATATTGAACAGTTGGGAATTCTTTTTGGATGAGTTTTACAAGGTCTATACCTGATTTACCAGGTAATCGAATATCAGTTATGGTTAAGTCAATTTTTTCGTTTGATAAATACCAAACTGCTTCTTCAAAATGTTCTGCACCAAAGACATTAAATTTTGCACTTAATAAATCCATGATGGCTTCACGAATTGAATGGATATCTTCAACGATAAGAATGGATTGTTTCATGAATTTGGCTCCGTGATGTCATTAGTGAGCGGAAAAGAGATCGTAAATCTTGTTTTTTGTTCCACTGATTTAACAGAGATATTTCCATCATGTTCTTTGACGATGGAATGGCAGATCGAAAGTCCAAGCCCAGTTCCAGTTCCTGATTTATTACTTGTAAAAAATGGATCGAATATCTTTTGGATGATCGCATCAGGAATTCCTCCTGCATTATCTTCCACGATGATGTGGAGCCAATTTTTGGTTTTGCGAATTTCAATTGCGATTTCACCTGGTCTGTAATCAAACGCTTGTAAGGAATTACGAAATAAATTCATAAATAACCTTTCCATCTTCCCTGGGTGGAAAGGGAATTGGTATTCGTGGTCACATGTGATACGCCAGTTGATGTTTTTACTTAGGTGGGGATAAAGCCGAATCACAGTATCTTTTGCACGGTTAATGGTTTCAACGATGTCACCTAAAGTGACCTTTACTTTGTCTGTTTTTGCAAATGAGATGATATCAGAAACAATGATGGCAGCACGAGAGATATCGTTCCTAATCATATCCAATCTTTTTTCAATTTGTTCTGGTGGTTGGTTTTGCCAATTTGCCTTTAAATTTTGTAAAGTAAGGCTAATTCCAGTTAAAGGGTTATTTAATTCGTGAGCAATTCCTGATATTAAAATTCCTAAGGATGCAAGGTTACGCATTCGGAATGATTCTTCTTCTTTGTCTCTTTGTTTGGTAACATCCGATATTTTTTCCACCATCCAAAACAAATCTTCTTGTTTAGGGTAGGGGTAAAATTCTAAAAGAAGTGTTTGTTTTTTGTCCTCAGAACGGAAAAAAATTTCTCTTGTGATGGGAGCGGACGATGTTTGATTTTTGTCCTTTGATTTTACATTAATTTTAGGGCAATATGGACAAACATCTGTTCGTTGGTATAAAACTTCGTAACATTTTTTGTCTAAGAGTTCGTCGTATTTATTGTTTTTTGCAAACAAAATGGTCGCAAGATTGGCTCTTTGGATATTGAAGTCAGAATCGATTAAAACCAGCGGGTCTTGTACAACATCATAAATGGCTTCCAATTCTCGGGCTTTTTCGGCAACTTTTTCGATGTTTTCCATCGATTGAGAATCACCATTGTTTCTGTTTTCTGACAAATTAATATCCCAGTGATTGGTTCAATTGTTTGAACATTTTTTTTTGGTTTTGGTTTCCGTTTGTTTTTTGAAGTGCACTAATCGAAATTAGTTGGCTATGGAAATCTAATAAAAATTTGATATAAAATTCTTTTTTGAAATTATTCCTTTCCTGTTTGATGGAATCATTTCTGAGGGAGGAAAGAGGGAAACTATCAGATCCATCAAGACCTGAAAATTGGATGACCATATCATTCACCGATTCATCTAAAGGAGTAGAATCAGTGATTTTTGTTCTGGTTTTTTGTTCGATTTCCGTGTCTTCAGAGGTGATTTGGATTTCTACTTTGGAGAGTACAGAACCATTAAATTCAAGTAAGATTGATTTTTCTTCTGAATGTTTGATTCGATTTTTGTTCTGAGGGTCCGGATCAACTTTAAACTTACGGATTCGTATGCCTGTTCGGTTGGGATAAGATCCAATGAATTGGATGGTGGTATTGGCAGGTAAAGACGAAAGTTGTTCGTAGGACAGAAGTTCCCTGGCCTTTGCGATGTCTCGGTAGAGGCTAAGGATTTCCTTGTCTAATCGATTTTCTTTTTCGGCAATGTCGACCTCAGAGAAGAGATCGACACTCAGTAAAAAAAGACTAAGGAGTGCTAGGTGCCGGTACTTCGGGAGTTGTTCCATCAGTTTCTACCGGAGTTTCCAAACTTGGTTCCACATCTGGTACCAATACTTCATCTTTCTTTGCAAAAACAAAGGAAAGAGCAAGAGATAATACAATAAACAAAATCGCTGCTACTCTTGTTGTTTTTGTCATTACGTCAGCTGTTGAAGCTCCAAACACGGATTGGCTCGCGGTAGATCCGCCAAGCATTCCCGCACTTCCACCTTTTCCTGTTTGGATCATCACAAGAAGGATGAGGAAAAGTGAAAGTAGAACAAATAGAGTGAGAATGGTTCCTGCAAAAAATCCCATATAATTTCCTTATTTTAAAAGTCCTAAAAATGATTCTAGTTTTTGACTGGCTCCACCCACAAGGCCACCGTCAATGTTTGGTTTGGCGAGAAGTTCTTTGATGTTGTCTGGTTTTACAGATCCACCATAAAGAATTTGGATGTTTTCTGCCACTTGGTCTGCTCCTACAAAGAGTCTGCCAATTTCTTTTCGAATGAAGGCATGTGCTTCCTCTGCTTCCACAGGAGTTGCTACTTTTCCAGTTCCAATCGCCCAAACAGGTTCATAAGCGATCACAAGATTGGCGAAGAGATCACTCGTAATGTCTTTTAGACCTTTTTTGATTTGGTCTTCTAACACAGAGAAAGTTTGTCCTTTTTCTCTTTCGGCCCAAGTTTCACCCACACAATAAACAACGCGAAGTCCCGCTTTTAAAAAGTAGGTTATCTTTGCATTGTCAAACTCGGAAGTTTCTCCAAGGAATTGTCTCCTTTCGGAATGGCCCACAAGGACAGTTTTGATCCCGAGTTCTGCGAGTTGTACGGGAGATATTTCCCCTGTCATGGCAGTGAGAGCTGATTGGTACGCATTTTGTGCACCAACGATGAGTTTAGAGCCACTTGCGATAGAAGAAACCGATTCCAGATGAAGAGCACTTGGGAACACCATCACTTCATACGAAGAAACATTACTTGTTTCTACCAGTCCTCTTGCGATTGTTTTCGCTTCCGCAAGAGTGAGGTTCATCTTCCAGTTTCCGGCTATGATCTTCTTTCTCATCTTATTTGTCTTCCTTTGGGAGTAAACATTGAACACCTGGGAGTGTGCGTCCTTCCAAAAATTCTAGGGAAGCACCACCACCAGTGGAGATGTGAGTGATTTTATCAGCCACACCAGCTTTATTCACAGCGGCGATGGAATCTCCTCCACCCACAACGGTTTTGGCTTTGGATTTACTGATGGCTTTTGCAATTTCAATCGTTCCTTTAGAGAACTTATCCATTTCAAACACACCCATCGGTCCGTTCCATAAGATGGTCTTTGCTTCTTTGATGGCTTTTACATAATTGTCGATGGTTTTTGCCCCGATGTCCATTCCCATCCATCCGTCCAAAATTCCCATTTTGTCAACAGACTTGGTTTTTGCATTCGGATCAAAATTGTCAGCAATGATATGGTCAACTGGGATTTGGAGGTCAACCCCTTGTACACCAGCACGGTCAATGAGTTGGAAGGCTTGGGATTCAAATTCAGGTTCCACAAGGGATTTGCCCACAGGAACTGCTCTGGATTTGAGAAAGGTATAAGCCATACCACCCCCGATGAGAAGGTGGTCCACTTTTTCGAGAAGGTTCTTTAAAATCGCAAATTTGGAACTGACTTTTGAACCACCTACGATCGCCACAAACGGACGTTCTGGTCTTGCGAGAAGCCCACTGAGCACTTCAATTTCTTTCCGCATGAGGAGTCCCGCAAAGGCAGGGAGGAGGTGAGCCACACCTTCTGTCGAAGCGTGGGCTCTATGTGCCGTTCCAAACGCATCGTTGACATAGACATCAGCGAGTTTTGCCAGTTCCTTACAGAAACCGACATCGTTTGCCTCTTCTTCCTTATGGAAACGAAGGTTTTCTAAAAGTAAAATTTCTCCTTCTCCCAGTTCATTTGATAACTTCACAACAGGGGCACCAATGACCGCTTCCGAGAAACTGACTTTGGTTTTGACAAGTGTGGAAAGAACATCAAACACAGGTTTCATGGAATATTTTGGTTCCGGTCCACCTTTGGGTCGGCCTAAATGGCTTCCCAAAATGATCTTTGCTCCTTTGGAAATGAGTAATTCCAAAGTCGGAAGGGTTTTTTCAATCCGAGTTTTGTCAGTGGCGATTCCGTTTTCCACAGGGACATTGAAGTCCACACGAACAAAGACTCGTTTTCCTTTTAGATTTTGTTCTTCGAGAAGAGGTAATTTCATCTTAGCCTTTTTTTGCCATGTAACGTACGAGATCGAGAACTCGGTTGGAGTATCCCATTTCGTTGTCATACCAAGACACGAGTTTGAAAAAAGTAGGGCTTAGTTCAATACAAGCATCTGCATCAAAGATAGAGGAACGAATGTCACCAAGGAAGTCATTTGATACCACCATATCTTCTGTGTATCCAAGGATTCCTTTCATGGAACCTTCACTTGCTTCCTTCATTTTCTTTTTGATTTCGGCAAGGCTTGTTGGTTTTTCCGTGCGAACGGTTAAGTCCACAACCGATACGTCTGGAGTGGGAACTCGAAAACTCATACCAGTGAGTTTTCCGTTTACTTCAGGGATACAAAGTCCTACTGCTTTTGCAGCACCTGTGGAAGCAGGGATGATGTTTTGAGCAGCACCACGACCACCACGGAAGTCTTTTTTAGAAGGTCCGTCTACTGTTGGTTGGGTTGCTGTCATCGCGTGGATGGTAGTCATTAAACCTTCCACGATTCCAAAATTGTCAAGAACCACTTTTGTGATCGGAGCAAGGCAGTTTGTTGTACAGGATGCGTTGGATACAACATTGTCTTTTCCTGCATCGTATTTCTCATGGTTTACACCCATCACAAAGGTAGGGATGTCTTTGTCTTTTGCAGGAGCAGAGATCACTACTTTTTTCGCACCAGCTTTGATGTGTTTTTCAGCGCCCACTCGGTCTGTGAAAAGACCTGTTGATTCGATGACAAAGTCCACTCCAAGTTCTTTCCATGGGAGTTTTTCTGGGTCTCTTTCGGAGAAAGTTTTTACTTTTTTGCCATCGATGATGATTTCGTTGTCTGTGTGAGAAACTTCCCCATTGAAACGACCATGAGTTGAGTCGTACTTAAAAAGATAAGAAAGGTTGTCTGGGGTGACTAGGTCGTTGATTGCGACAAATTCTAAATTGGGGTCTTTGATTCCGGAACGAAGCACAAGTCGTCCGATGCGACCAAAACCATTAATTGCGATTTTTACCATTGAGTTTCTCCTAAAAGGCTCGTATCTAGAGATAAAACGATTTTTTAATTACAGAATTTCGAGTTCGGGGTCTATGTCACTCATTTTAAAAGGCATAGGAGCAAACAGAAGCCTAGAAATTGATATTTTTAACGGGAGGTTCCACCATCCTCGTTGTACGATTTTTGCTATTTTCGATGTCTAAAAACGGCATGGATCGGATTCAAAAAGAGCTAAATCGGGCCAGATTCCAACAAAACATATTGGCACAAGTCTCCTCTCATCCGAGTGCCCGGTCAGGCGACATCCAAACTTTAGCCAAGTTCATCACCAAATCAGTGGCGGAAGGACTTGGAATTGAACGAGTGGGTGTCTGGCTTTTTAATGATTCCAAAAATGAACTTTTGAATGTGGATACATACTTCCAAAGTAAAGCCCTTCATAGTTCAGGAGCCATTTTGAAGGAAGTTGAATTCCGAGAGGAATTCCAATACCTAGTGAAGGAAAAGTATGTGGATGCTAACGATCCTTATACGGATCCACGTACGAAAGGATTCATTGAAACCTATTTAAAACCAAATGGCATCACGGCAATGTTAGATGGTGTAATCAGAATGGGGGAAGAACTGATTGGAACTTTATGTTTTGAACATGTTGGTAAAAAACATAAGTGGCAAGATGATGAAATTATTTTTTGTAGCCAATTAGGTGATCAAATCGCTCTCACAATCAGTAACCAAAGGAAAAACCAAATTTATGAGGAATTGATTGCAAGAGAAAATGAATTAAGAGAGTTAAATGAAAGTTTAGAACAACTGGTTGAAGAACGTACAAAAAAACTAAGAAATTCTAACGAAGAACTAGAGTCAACTATCTCCACATTAAAAAAAGCTCAAAACCAACTCATCCTTTCTGAAAAAATGGCAAGCCTTGGGCAACTCGTAGCAGGCATAGCACATGAAATCAATAACCCCATTGCAGCCATACAAGCATCAGCTGAAAATCTAAAAGAATCTTTATTTGAATCCGAATATTCCTTATTCCAAAAAGAGTTAAAAGAACTCTTGCCAGATCATAAGAGTCAAAATTTATTTCAGGAAGTAATCCAAGTTTTAAAATCTAGAATTGAAATCATATCTGGTAGAGAACGGATGAGCCGAAGGAAACGAATTGAATCTTGGCTACACCAAAGAGGGCTTCCCGATTCTTTTTCATTCCATTTGATAGATGTTGGGTTTGATTTGGATGTTTTGGAGTCGTATCAGGAATTATTTTTAAAAGACAAGGTAGAGAAGATACTCACCTTACTTGTGGAAGAAATCACTGTTTACCAATCACTTCACATTATGTTATTAGCTGTTGAACGTGCCAGTAAAATGACGTTTGCTTTGAAAAACTTTGTTCGATTTGAAATATCCAAAAATCCAATCAAGGTTAATGTGAAAGAGAATATCGAAACTGTTCTCACTTTGTATCAAAATCAATTCAAGAAAAATGTGATTCTAATAAAGGAATATGAAGACATTCCTTTCATAGAAGGGTATCCAGAAGAACTTTTACACTTATGGACCAATCTCATTTACAATTCTTTACAAGCGATGTCCTTTTCTGGTACACTCAAGATACAAACCAAAAATCTAGAGGATAAGGTTTCAATCTGTGTACAAGATTCGGGACCAGGTATACCTGAATCCATCCAGACCCGTATTTTTGAACCATTCTTTACAACAAAAGCACTCGGTGAAGGAAGTGGGCTTGGTTTAGATATTTGTCGCAAGATTGTAGAACGCCATCAAGGTTCGATTCGATTCCAGTCAATTCCAGGTAATACTGAATTTACGATCGAACTTCCGCTCCAAATTCCAAAATAAATCCAGTGAAAATTACCACATAACAGCAATGATTTGGGATTCTTGGATGGTGCCGAGGGTTCTCGAATCCACTCCCAATTCGCGGTTGTCAGCGAGTAAAAAGAAATGTTTTTCAGGAACTGTCACTGGGTTCATATCATCATGTTCTGTTTTCCCGGCCGGGATGAGAGCGATCGATTGTGTACTTGGTTCGGGAAACATTGTGGGATCTAAGATGGTTCCATTCCGAAAGACCATGCGTTTTTGGATGGAAATGGAGTCTCCCGGTTTGCCAATGATCCTTGCAATGAATGTAGAATTTGGGTCAAGTGGGGAAGTGGCAATGACCACATCTCCAATTCCCAGTTGGCTTTTGCGATAAAAACGATTGAAGTAAGCGGTGTCCCCTTTTTTTAAACTTGGTTCCATATAAGAATTGGGTATGGCCACAGGAAGCAGGACCTTATACTTCACAAACATAGCAGAGACCAGGCCGATTCCCATCGGAAGTAATATCACAATGAGTTTTGTTTTGAGTGGGACTTTATTTTTTGATTTAGACATGGAAATAATTGATCTCTTTACGTAAACTTTCTGTTAGTTGGTTCATGTTTTGTGAATGTGATTTTGTGCCGTCACTGGAAATGGCTGTGGTTTGCGCATGGTTATTGATCTCGGCAATGGATCGAGAAATTTCCATCATCGCTGTTTTTTGTTCTTCAGTGGCTTCTCGGATCATTTCAGAAAGTTCTCGGATTTGAGAGACACCTTCATTTACCTCTTCGTTGGTCTCAATTTGTTTTTGGACAACCATGCGGATTTCTTTTGTCATTTGGTTGATCGAATTCACACCTGTAATGGTTTCACTTAAGATCGAAATTGATTGGTCAATTTTTTCTTGGCCTTGGTAAATTTCGACTTCATTCTGTTTGATGAGTTCTTCGATTTCTTCTATGGATTTTGCTGTTTTGTCAGCAAGTTTTGAAATCTCATCCGCAACAACGGCAAACCCGCGCCCACTGGCACCAGCCCTTGCCGCTTCAATGGCTGCATTCAGAGCCAGTAAATTGATTTGTTCGGAAATGGTATGGATGATCTCCACTACATTTGTCATCTCAGAAGATGACTGGTAAATTTTATCCATGGAAAGTTTCATCTCACCTAGAGAGGATTCCCCTTTTTTGGCATCCTTTGTGATTTCTTCTACACGGACATCGGCAACCTGGAATTTTTTATCAATTTCGGAAACAACTTGGTTCAGTTCTGTCATTTTTTTCATGAGAGAAACTAAGGTAAAGGATTGGGTTTCTGTACGTTGTGCCACACTTTCAATCCCAGCAGTGATTTCTTCAATCGAGGCAGAGATTTCTTCACTACTTGCCGCTTGGTTTTGGGCTGCATCGGAAAGGGTTAACATGGATTCGTAAATATCGGAACTAGTGTTTGTTAGTTCATTGGAAACCGATTGTGTTTGGTTGACGATTTGGCGGAGTTTGGATTGGAATTCATACATGGCATTGGCCATACTTCCAATTTCATCTCGGCTCGGGTCATAAAAATCGGATTTTAGATTTCCTTTTACCATTTCGCTTATGCGTACTTTGATACGTTCTAATGGTTTTAATTTGGATTCAATCACAAGTACTGTCACAACACCAATGATGAATACAATCAAAATAGAA includes these proteins:
- the argS gene encoding arginine--tRNA ligase; its protein translation is MKANQLLKNIVLAELESAVKSYLQKQNVEIPFDDFKIRIEYSRDEKFGDYSSPFALENKNLLKLNPKDIAEGVLSEIKNDSLFDFVSFSPPGFINFRIRPSFLIGYVSKVMSPAVSFAKAEVLETILLEFVSANPTGPMNIVSARSAAYGDALANLLLSLGHTVKREFYVNDYGNQVYLLGVAVLLRIFESKGDHISFQEEESDESIFSLIEKRVLPKESYRGEYIKDIANELLQDLVHSKQVGDWIQNKNWEDCIQFLSKYAVEYNLSRQKEDLNLFGVQFDKFYSERSLHESGEVEKVPTLLKKEDVSTIDGKLHFLSTHYGDDKDRVIRREDGRPTYLMADIAYHFDKYKRGFTKLIDIWGPDHYGYIARLKGAVESFGKTKESFMVLIAQQVNLIENKEKVKMSKRLGIFQTMRDLLAYLGKNGKDVGRYFFLMRSSDAPLDFDLDLAKDESDKNPVFYIQYAHARVCSIFRELQMNISEWKFPSELKDEQFQQEERIRLLFWVSRFQEEVYDTATHLEPHRLTNYLQSLSKAFTKFYSHKDNRIKEKVGEEREQLLLLIYVTKLAIASGLELLGISSPEKMSKEVEG
- a CDS encoding nicotinamide-nucleotide amidohydrolase family protein, with amino-acid sequence MSPFIVILSTGSELTAGRSLDTNSGWIANQLFELGWKVKKFITLPDDPNLILSELQSLQTFAKEKPVLVIMTGGLGPTEDDYTLETVLKLTGKTSYSVEKAKLRLTKIYESRGKEYKDILPNVFRQTFVPEGCKTLDNSVGIAVGFVEVIGENSYLVCMPGVPSEMTEMFKRRLVPELKKLYPRENLLQKTKWLWNIGESLFQNDFIEPNRDEFFKEAEWGVTANRGYIKCIFQSTNQNLLDQVINRLETQYPNIISDDVFSFVHERLLGENLTISVVESCTGGLLGKKLTEQPGSSAYFMGGFLTYSNEMKSQLLGIPSETINSFGAVSEEVAKAMVDGLCLKTGTDFGISITGIAGPDGGSEGKPVGTVCIGIKEPNGETTVFRYVFPGNREAIRENASNTAIFLIYQSLKKRVI
- a CDS encoding response regulator transcription factor, whose translation is MKQSILIVEDIHSIREAIMDLLSAKFNVFGAEHFEEAVWYLSNEKIDLTITDIRLPGKSGIDLVKLIQKEFPTVQYALMTAYNINEYIKYAKDLQIWNIIPKYSFLDIHLIEVMVEKLLSNDIFGIEKYFAKDFQVLDQNINSEFEEAPNNGIVYKQIKSDQDRSILCGKISKNLIQLGAPKAIQQVLEELTSNAMIRAPRTNEGEYKYQFEIPSHDMVVPLDNIQLMPDDYFLIGYGSTDSTIFIVVRDQFGSLRKEEILHRLDRHISIDETTGFPKGLEDSHGRGLYICREISDQLIFNIKPGVCTETIAMINREGRTGFKSLSIYEV
- a CDS encoding LIC_12097 family sensor histidine kinase; translated protein: MENIEKVAEKARELEAIYDVVQDPLVLIDSDFNIQRANLATILFAKNNKYDELLDKKCYEVLYQRTDVCPYCPKINVKSKDKNQTSSAPITREIFFRSEDKKQTLLLEFYPYPKQEDLFWMVEKISDVTKQRDKEEESFRMRNLASLGILISGIAHELNNPLTGISLTLQNLKANWQNQPPEQIEKRLDMIRNDISRAAIIVSDIISFAKTDKVKVTLGDIVETINRAKDTVIRLYPHLSKNINWRITCDHEYQFPFHPGKMERLFMNLFRNSLQAFDYRPGEIAIEIRKTKNWLHIIVEDNAGGIPDAIIQKIFDPFFTSNKSGTGTGLGLSICHSIVKEHDGNISVKSVEQKTRFTISFPLTNDITEPNS
- a CDS encoding LIC_12096 family protein, yielding MEQLPKYRHLALLSLFLLSVDLFSEVDIAEKENRLDKEILSLYRDIAKARELLSYEQLSSLPANTTIQFIGSYPNRTGIRIRKFKVDPDPQNKNRIKHSEEKSILLEFNGSVLSKVEIQITSEDTEIEQKTRTKITDSTPLDESVNDMVIQFSGLDGSDSFPLSSLRNDSIKQERNNFKKEFYIKFLLDFHSQLISISALQKTNGNQNQKKMFKQLNQSLGY
- the secG gene encoding preprotein translocase subunit SecG gives rise to the protein MGFFAGTILTLFVLLSLFLILLVMIQTGKGGSAGMLGGSTASQSVFGASTADVMTKTTRVAAILFIVLSLALSFVFAKKDEVLVPDVEPSLETPVETDGTTPEVPAPSTP
- the tpiA gene encoding triose-phosphate isomerase — protein: MRKKIIAGNWKMNLTLAEAKTIARGLVETSNVSSYEVMVFPSALHLESVSSIASGSKLIVGAQNAYQSALTAMTGEISPVQLAELGIKTVLVGHSERRQFLGETSEFDNAKITYFLKAGLRVVYCVGETWAEREKGQTFSVLEDQIKKGLKDITSDLFANLVIAYEPVWAIGTGKVATPVEAEEAHAFIRKEIGRLFVGADQVAENIQILYGGSVKPDNIKELLAKPNIDGGLVGGASQKLESFLGLLK
- a CDS encoding phosphoglycerate kinase: MKLPLLEEQNLKGKRVFVRVDFNVPVENGIATDKTRIEKTLPTLELLISKGAKIILGSHLGRPKGGPEPKYSMKPVFDVLSTLVKTKVSFSEAVIGAPVVKLSNELGEGEILLLENLRFHKEEEANDVGFCKELAKLADVYVNDAFGTAHRAHASTEGVAHLLPAFAGLLMRKEIEVLSGLLARPERPFVAIVGGSKVSSKFAILKNLLEKVDHLLIGGGMAYTFLKSRAVPVGKSLVEPEFESQAFQLIDRAGVQGVDLQIPVDHIIADNFDPNAKTKSVDKMGILDGWMGMDIGAKTIDNYVKAIKEAKTILWNGPMGVFEMDKFSKGTIEIAKAISKSKAKTVVGGGDSIAAVNKAGVADKITHISTGGGASLEFLEGRTLPGVQCLLPKEDK